A window from Shewanella livingstonensis encodes these proteins:
- a CDS encoding transporter, with translation MNKKWTSAVAVILPGILAVPAYAAETDSQLTSQSTLSEQDITELKQKLIQLNQQIKLQQQTINQMAQQVLKQEALNRQSSPENVASSTQQTTQPTTQQPVERPQVQSTQQAAIASDTTKRKKAPDRARSTDDVLQEAHNVFSRKFTVEPSFTYSYYSRKDLILRGFLALDAIFLGNLNLDRIRTNTTRLDLTTRYTLNENWQFELGLPYLYRWTQYDSVGEGNSSQRYETAKISGGQIGDVSGAVYYRINTESVDWPDWVWNFRVRAPTGKNPFGIPLETSATGNLTYPTEMATGSGVWGVSTGFSLAKTFDPAIVFFNLNYGASFKESFDDLSGSSGLSPGEIDLGNYLDYSVGLAFAVSERMSLSMSFNQRFYSKTKQRPEGGEWEKIPRTDTNTASLGIGATLALSPNLSMVTSIGAGLTEDSPDYQISLRFPYRF, from the coding sequence ATGAATAAGAAATGGACCTCAGCTGTCGCAGTAATACTGCCTGGAATATTGGCTGTACCTGCGTATGCTGCAGAGACTGATTCTCAACTAACCTCTCAATCGACGCTATCTGAACAAGATATTACAGAACTTAAACAAAAGTTGATTCAGTTAAACCAACAAATTAAGTTACAGCAACAAACTATTAATCAGATGGCACAACAGGTGCTTAAGCAAGAGGCGTTAAACCGGCAAAGTAGTCCGGAAAATGTCGCATCTTCAACTCAACAAACTACTCAACCAACAACTCAACAACCAGTAGAAAGACCCCAGGTACAATCAACTCAACAAGCTGCAATCGCGAGTGATACAACGAAACGGAAAAAAGCCCCAGATAGAGCAAGAAGTACTGATGATGTTTTGCAAGAAGCACATAACGTCTTTTCTCGGAAGTTCACCGTAGAACCCTCATTTACCTATAGCTATTACAGCCGTAAAGATCTAATTCTTAGAGGGTTCTTAGCGCTTGATGCTATTTTTCTGGGTAATTTAAACCTAGACCGTATCCGCACTAATACGACTAGACTCGATCTTACTACCCGCTACACATTAAATGAAAACTGGCAGTTTGAGCTTGGTTTACCGTACCTGTATCGCTGGACTCAGTATGACTCAGTGGGAGAGGGGAACTCTAGTCAGCGATATGAAACGGCTAAAATTAGTGGTGGTCAAATTGGTGATGTTAGTGGTGCTGTTTATTACCGCATTAATACTGAATCTGTAGACTGGCCCGATTGGGTGTGGAACTTTAGGGTTCGCGCGCCAACTGGAAAGAATCCTTTTGGGATCCCGCTTGAAACATCCGCTACAGGTAATTTAACCTACCCTACAGAAATGGCTACGGGATCAGGTGTTTGGGGGGTATCGACAGGGTTTAGTTTAGCAAAAACTTTTGATCCTGCGATTGTATTTTTTAATTTAAATTACGGTGCTAGTTTTAAAGAAAGCTTTGATGACTTGTCCGGTTCGAGCGGGTTAAGTCCTGGTGAAATTGATTTAGGTAATTACCTCGATTACAGCGTGGGATTGGCTTTTGCGGTTTCAGAACGAATGAGTTTGAGCATGAGCTTTAATCAGCGGTTTTACAGTAAAACAAAACAAAGACCAGAAGGTGGGGAGTGGGAGAAAATCCCTCGTACTGACACCAATACCGCGAGTTTAGGTATTGGTGCTACGTTAGCGCTATCACCTAATTTATCGATGGTGACCTCTATAGGTGCAGGATTGACGGAAGACTCTCCAGACTATCAAATTAGCTTACGTTTTCCTTACCGTTTTTAG
- a CDS encoding LysR substrate-binding domain-containing protein has translation MPDLNGMMLFAAVVRAKGFSQAAREIGQPKSTISRKVAQLEEQLGVRLLQRDTRNLSLTQVGALFYQHCDSISHEIEAAKATIENTHNDISGSLRIAIPVSFSQDVIGHLCSSFMRLYPNIELDIQFTDNDVGLVGEGYDIAIKYGPLQSSDLVARLLFERQPILVASPGYIKKFSSPATPQELAQHSGILLGTTLSAPIWPLGKGNRKIMTTFKRKVRVNSASMVKRLAMDDYGIAMLSNTSCKQELANGSLVPILQEWPMETFKVYGVYSSRRQLASNISAFLDFFTKRYTSQESLHSMMG, from the coding sequence ATGCCCGATTTGAACGGTATGATGCTGTTTGCGGCCGTTGTTAGGGCAAAAGGATTCTCTCAGGCAGCACGAGAGATCGGACAACCTAAATCAACTATTAGTCGTAAAGTAGCTCAATTAGAAGAACAACTCGGAGTGCGATTACTCCAAAGAGATACCAGAAATTTAAGTCTGACTCAAGTTGGAGCATTATTTTATCAGCACTGTGATTCCATTAGCCATGAAATTGAAGCTGCAAAAGCGACCATAGAAAATACTCATAATGATATTTCAGGATCGCTACGAATAGCCATTCCAGTGTCATTTTCGCAAGATGTTATCGGTCATTTATGCTCAAGTTTTATGCGTCTTTATCCCAATATAGAACTGGATATTCAATTTACTGACAATGATGTAGGTCTTGTAGGTGAAGGTTATGATATTGCCATTAAATACGGGCCATTACAGTCGTCTGATCTGGTAGCTAGATTATTGTTTGAACGTCAGCCTATTTTGGTCGCAAGCCCTGGTTATATTAAAAAATTCAGTAGCCCTGCAACACCACAAGAATTAGCCCAGCATAGCGGTATTTTACTCGGCACTACCTTATCGGCACCTATTTGGCCATTAGGAAAGGGGAACCGTAAAATAATGACAACCTTTAAACGCAAAGTCCGGGTTAATAGTGCCAGTATGGTAAAACGCTTAGCGATGGATGATTATGGAATTGCCATGTTGTCTAACACCAGTTGCAAGCAAGAACTCGCAAACGGAAGCTTGGTGCCTATTTTACAAGAATGGCCAATGGAAACCTTTAAAGTTTATGGGGTTTATTCAAGTAGACGCCAGTTAGCCAGTAATATTAGTGCATTTTTAGACTTCTTTACCAAGCGCTATACCAGCCAAGAATCATTGCATTCAATGATGGGCTAA
- a CDS encoding biotin carboxylase N-terminal domain-containing protein, producing MTSKKQPANKTQALSADPLFLQAEHLAKDFSLFPAHNKQSLSGEVKGLLTEDAIQSNLKSLASLDVDGYVNKVIQPTLDKNRPGAKRMIADLKGKIIAESHIGPFYRAEVELSFGTRTRRIGFIAQERTTANGAWMPEHHLAACKAIRHFAELSMPIVYLIDTPGADAGEIANSQNQAHTISKAIAESANVDVPTVGIVIGAGYSGGAIPLAAANILLSVRDGIFNTIQPQGLQSIARKYNLSWQECAKSVGVSPEELYTAGCIDGIIDFTPSDKDERQHNFRRAIISAIEAVERAAINFVRESTDLKEHYDRSLQRFLAPSANLLTLENNTRLSVANNPTMYHNIFGSAYRYLRYLTLRSRIHSISQEQYGRLSKVSVPEGDLLARIKQEQERVFQAWLTNPDKLVYDEELNKLWGTFSAKRKDISAERNVITRFILGEPKENYKKARKALLFNIGWSLYHRWKSNAANNFNGLIKHLESLPKSTTQAPWPELSQLTVLDIVVNDELRADFIWQCHNVLIFNALYDNVVGSLASISKEAMMSKSLSRESVDKLLHKSIDNALSTSDKANDKSKFYKWLKYFMDQSNRAELLTRVEQWKSVGFPQLNDSLFVILTYFFERLLPEYFDSEDDHDKYTGTINPVRIGRRKDFWNRLTMGYQDLLILKVLRDEKKQGKMGWENIIKQFFTKFDEIDADKMSANMLNFPGFRLSIEDAIDKKIRPCGLITGLADFNHNGSKLRVGVAVSNTAFQAGAFDMASAEKFSSLLIECAKRKLPVICFISSGGMQTKEGAAALFSMAVVNDRITRFIRDNELPVLMFGFGDCTGGAQASFVTHPLVQTYYLSGTNMPFAGQMVVPAYLPSTATLSNYLSKVPGAMTGLVHNPFSDTLDTQLSGIDPLMPLPTMDIEEVISKALSTLVPEVIELEEVIVQNDPRALMKPINKVLVHARGCTAVKLIRKAHDNNINVVLVASDPDMTSVPADMLKETDKLVCIGGNTSDESYLNAYSVLKVAEYENVDALHPGIGFLSESPQFAALCVNNGVNFVGPSVHSMTTMGNKSNAIHTSQAQNVPVVPGSHGILTNAEQAVNVASEIGYPVLLKAVQGGGGKGIQVVKRPEDMIGFFQKTATEAAAAFGNGDLYLEKYVTSLRHIEVQLLRDQFGNSKVLGIRDCSVQRNNQKVIEESGSTMLPEELKQRVMEYTRALGDATDYMGAGTVEFIYNLDVNEVYFMEMNTRLQVEHPVTEATSGIDIVSAQFDIAAGRSIEKLEPIDQGYAMEVRVTAEKAALDSHGILQLIPNPGKITECVLPERDDVEIISIAAAGKEVSPYYDSLIAQIIMRGKDRADVVAKMYAYLDSVVIKGIATNIPLLKLILKDPTFNEGVYDTNYLPRLMAELDIPALIAEMEAAAEAIEVDTESLRVGESNELKVLAQGAGIFYTSPAPGEADFVKEGDIVTVEQTLALMEAMKMFSQLTLAGFNRQTGVLYPEDQQYRIERILNSNGQQVSQGDLLFVISPIEA from the coding sequence ATGACCAGCAAAAAGCAGCCCGCTAACAAGACTCAAGCACTATCGGCTGACCCACTTTTCTTACAAGCTGAACACTTGGCTAAAGATTTTTCATTATTTCCTGCTCATAACAAACAGAGTTTATCTGGGGAAGTAAAAGGATTATTAACAGAAGATGCAATTCAATCAAACTTGAAAAGTTTGGCATCTTTAGACGTTGACGGTTATGTCAATAAAGTTATCCAACCAACCTTGGATAAAAATCGCCCCGGCGCGAAGCGAATGATAGCTGACTTAAAAGGCAAAATTATTGCCGAAAGTCATATCGGACCGTTTTATCGTGCTGAAGTGGAGTTAAGCTTTGGTACTCGTACTCGCCGTATTGGTTTTATTGCGCAAGAGCGCACGACCGCAAACGGTGCATGGATGCCAGAACATCATCTAGCAGCGTGTAAGGCGATTCGTCACTTCGCTGAATTGTCGATGCCAATTGTATATTTAATTGATACTCCTGGTGCTGATGCTGGTGAGATTGCCAATAGCCAAAACCAAGCGCATACCATTTCTAAAGCGATTGCAGAAAGTGCTAATGTTGATGTGCCGACAGTGGGTATTGTGATTGGTGCAGGCTACTCAGGTGGTGCTATTCCATTAGCAGCAGCCAATATTCTATTATCGGTACGTGATGGTATTTTCAACACCATTCAGCCACAAGGCTTACAAAGCATTGCGCGTAAGTACAACTTGTCATGGCAGGAATGTGCTAAATCAGTAGGCGTGTCACCAGAAGAATTATATACCGCTGGTTGTATCGATGGGATTATCGACTTCACTCCATCAGATAAAGATGAGCGCCAGCATAATTTCCGTCGTGCGATTATCAGTGCTATTGAAGCCGTTGAACGTGCGGCAATAAATTTTGTGCGTGAATCGACTGATTTAAAAGAACATTACGATCGCAGTTTACAGCGTTTCTTAGCGCCGTCGGCTAATTTACTGACGCTTGAAAACAATACCCGTTTATCGGTCGCCAATAACCCGACTATGTACCACAATATTTTCGGTAGTGCATATCGCTATTTACGTTATTTGACCTTGCGTAGCCGTATTCATTCAATTTCACAGGAACAGTATGGTCGCTTGTCAAAAGTGAGCGTACCAGAAGGTGATTTGTTAGCGCGTATTAAGCAAGAACAGGAACGCGTATTCCAAGCATGGTTAACCAACCCTGATAAGTTAGTTTACGATGAAGAGCTGAATAAGCTTTGGGGTACTTTTAGCGCTAAACGTAAAGATATTTCTGCCGAGCGTAACGTGATTACTCGGTTTATTTTGGGTGAACCAAAAGAAAACTATAAAAAAGCGCGTAAAGCGTTGCTATTTAACATTGGTTGGTCGTTATACCATCGTTGGAAAAGTAATGCTGCTAACAATTTCAATGGCTTAATTAAACATTTAGAGTCATTGCCTAAGTCTACAACACAAGCCCCATGGCCTGAGCTTAGTCAGCTTACTGTGCTCGATATTGTGGTTAATGATGAATTACGGGCAGACTTTATTTGGCAGTGTCATAACGTACTTATTTTCAATGCATTATATGACAATGTCGTAGGCAGCTTGGCGTCAATTTCTAAAGAAGCCATGATGTCAAAAAGCTTATCTCGTGAGTCTGTTGATAAGTTACTCCATAAATCTATTGATAATGCATTATCGACAAGTGATAAAGCTAACGACAAGAGTAAGTTCTATAAGTGGTTAAAATACTTTATGGATCAATCTAATCGTGCCGAATTACTAACGCGTGTCGAACAATGGAAGAGCGTTGGTTTCCCGCAGTTAAACGATTCTTTATTTGTTATTTTGACGTACTTCTTCGAACGTCTACTCCCTGAATATTTCGACAGTGAAGATGATCATGACAAGTACACAGGTACAATAAACCCTGTTCGTATTGGTCGTCGTAAGGATTTCTGGAACCGCTTAACCATGGGTTACCAGGATTTACTGATCCTTAAAGTGCTTCGTGATGAGAAAAAACAGGGCAAGATGGGTTGGGAAAATATCATCAAACAGTTTTTTACTAAGTTTGATGAAATTGATGCCGACAAAATGTCAGCTAATATGCTTAATTTCCCTGGTTTCCGTTTATCAATTGAAGATGCTATTGATAAAAAGATCCGCCCTTGCGGTTTAATTACTGGTCTGGCTGATTTTAACCATAATGGCAGTAAGTTACGTGTTGGTGTTGCAGTATCCAATACCGCATTCCAAGCGGGTGCATTTGATATGGCCAGCGCTGAAAAATTCAGTTCGCTATTAATCGAATGTGCAAAGCGTAAATTACCGGTTATTTGTTTTATCAGTTCTGGTGGCATGCAAACCAAAGAGGGCGCTGCGGCATTGTTTTCAATGGCGGTAGTGAACGATCGTATTACACGTTTTATTCGTGATAACGAATTACCTGTACTAATGTTTGGTTTTGGTGATTGTACAGGCGGTGCGCAAGCTAGTTTCGTCACTCATCCTTTGGTACAGACTTACTACTTATCTGGCACCAATATGCCGTTTGCTGGTCAAATGGTGGTACCTGCGTACTTACCTTCAACAGCAACATTGTCGAACTACTTATCTAAAGTGCCTGGTGCAATGACTGGGTTAGTCCATAATCCATTTAGTGACACTTTAGACACTCAGTTGTCGGGTATAGATCCACTTATGCCATTACCGACGATGGATATTGAAGAAGTGATCAGCAAAGCGTTATCGACGCTAGTCCCTGAAGTGATTGAACTAGAGGAAGTTATTGTACAAAACGATCCTCGTGCGTTGATGAAGCCTATTAATAAAGTTCTCGTGCATGCACGTGGTTGTACGGCAGTTAAATTAATCCGTAAAGCACATGACAATAATATTAATGTAGTGTTGGTAGCCTCAGACCCAGACATGACATCTGTTCCAGCTGACATGCTTAAAGAGACTGATAAACTTGTGTGTATTGGTGGTAATACTTCAGACGAAAGTTACCTAAATGCTTACTCAGTATTAAAAGTTGCTGAGTATGAAAATGTTGACGCATTACATCCTGGTATTGGTTTCTTATCAGAAAGTCCGCAGTTTGCAGCTTTGTGTGTTAACAATGGGGTTAACTTTGTCGGTCCTAGCGTGCATTCAATGACGACTATGGGTAACAAATCTAACGCAATTCATACCTCACAAGCGCAAAATGTGCCAGTTGTGCCTGGTAGTCATGGTATTTTGACTAACGCAGAACAAGCGGTGAACGTAGCATCTGAAATTGGTTATCCTGTGCTATTAAAAGCGGTACAAGGTGGTGGTGGTAAAGGTATTCAGGTTGTTAAACGCCCTGAAGACATGATTGGCTTCTTCCAAAAAACCGCCACAGAAGCTGCCGCGGCATTTGGTAATGGTGATTTGTATTTAGAGAAGTACGTTACCTCATTACGTCATATTGAAGTGCAGTTACTGCGTGACCAGTTTGGTAATAGCAAAGTATTAGGTATTCGAGATTGTTCTGTACAACGTAATAACCAGAAAGTGATTGAAGAATCTGGTTCAACCATGTTGCCTGAAGAGCTCAAACAACGCGTGATGGAATACACGCGTGCGTTGGGAGATGCCACTGACTACATGGGTGCAGGTACGGTTGAGTTTATCTATAACTTAGATGTTAACGAAGTGTACTTCATGGAGATGAATACTCGTCTTCAAGTAGAGCATCCAGTAACCGAAGCGACATCGGGCATTGATATTGTTAGCGCGCAGTTTGATATTGCTGCAGGTCGTTCAATTGAGAAACTTGAGCCAATTGACCAAGGTTACGCCATGGAAGTGCGTGTAACTGCGGAAAAGGCGGCGCTTGATAGCCATGGTATTCTTCAGCTTATTCCTAACCCGGGTAAAATTACTGAATGTGTGTTGCCTGAGCGTGATGATGTTGAAATTATTTCGATTGCAGCAGCGGGCAAAGAAGTATCACCATACTATGACAGTCTAATCGCTCAGATCATTATGCGTGGTAAAGATCGTGCTGATGTAGTGGCTAAAATGTATGCTTATCTTGATAGCGTAGTGATTAAAGGTATTGCGACTAACATTCCATTATTGAAGCTTATCCTTAAAGATCCAACTTTCAATGAAGGCGTGTATGACACTAACTATTTGCCACGTTTAATGGCTGAGTTAGACATACCTGCACTGATTGCTGAAATGGAAGCAGCAGCTGAAGCGATTGAGGTTGATACTGAATCATTACGTGTTGGCGAAAGCAACGAGCTGAAAGTATTGGCGCAAGGCGCAGGTATTTTCTATACCTCTCCAGCTCCAGGTGAAGCAGACTTTGTAAAAGAAGGTGACATTGTTACCGTTGAGCAAACATTGGCATTGATGGAAGCAATGAAGATGTTCTCTCAATTAACGTTAGCGGGCTTTAATCGTCAAACGGGTGTGTTATATCCTGAAGATCAACAGTATCGCATTGAACGTATTCTTAATAGCAATGGTCAACAAGTTTCACAAGGTGACTTACTGTTTGTAATATCACCTATCGAAGCGTAA
- the fusA gene encoding elongation factor G gives MTELSKYRNIGIFAHVDAGKTTTTERILKLTGKIHKIGEVHDGESTTDFMEQEAERGITIQSAAVSCFWKDHRFNVIDTPGHVDFTVEVYRSLKVLDGGIGVFCGSGGVEPQSETNWRYANDSEVARIIFVNKLDRMGADFLRVVKQTKDVLAANPLVMVLPIGIEDEFCGVVDLLTRKAHIWDDTGLPENFEITDVPANMVDLVEEYREMLIETALEQDDALLEAYMEGVQPSIEDVKRCIRAGTRTMSVFPTYCGSAFKNKGMQLLLDAVVDYLPDPVEVDPQPLTDEEGNENGEFAIVDVDAPFKALAFKIMDDRFGALTFVRIYSGRLKKGDTILNSFTGKTERIGRMVEMQANERNELESAQAGDIIAIVGMKNVQTGHTLCDPKHPCTLEAMVFPEPVISISVTPKDKGGSEKMGIAIGKMIAEDPSFRVETDIDSGETILKGMGELHLDIKVDILKRTYGVDLIVGEPQVAYRETITKEIEDSYTHKKQSGGSGQFGKIDYVIRPGEQNTGFTFTSKVVGGNVPKEFWPAVEKGFRSMMNTGTIAGFPVLDVELELQDGAFHAVDSSAIAFEIAAKGAFRQSMPKAGAQLLEPIMNVDVFSPDDNVGDVIGDLNRRRGMIKDQNAGVTGVRIKADVPLSEMFGYIGSLRTMTSGRGQFSMEFAHYAPCPNSVSEKVVAQVKERKAAEAKK, from the coding sequence ATGACCGAATTATCCAAATACAGAAACATTGGTATCTTCGCTCACGTTGACGCGGGTAAAACCACGACCACCGAGCGTATCCTTAAGCTAACCGGTAAGATCCACAAGATCGGTGAAGTACATGATGGTGAATCAACCACAGACTTCATGGAACAGGAAGCTGAGCGCGGTATTACCATTCAGTCTGCAGCAGTAAGCTGTTTCTGGAAAGATCACCGTTTTAACGTTATTGACACCCCAGGCCACGTTGACTTTACAGTTGAAGTTTATCGTTCGCTTAAAGTGCTTGACGGCGGTATCGGTGTATTCTGTGGTTCAGGCGGCGTAGAGCCTCAATCAGAAACTAACTGGCGTTATGCTAACGATTCTGAAGTTGCGCGTATCATCTTCGTAAACAAGTTAGACCGTATGGGTGCTGACTTCTTACGTGTTGTTAAGCAAACTAAAGACGTATTAGCTGCTAACCCATTAGTCATGGTTTTACCAATTGGTATTGAAGACGAATTCTGTGGTGTTGTTGACCTACTAACTCGTAAAGCGCACATTTGGGATGATACTGGTTTACCAGAAAACTTCGAAATCACTGATGTTCCAGCTAACATGGTTGACTTAGTTGAAGAATACCGTGAAATGCTAATCGAAACTGCTCTTGAGCAAGACGATGCGCTATTAGAAGCTTATATGGAAGGTGTTCAACCATCTATAGAAGACGTTAAGCGTTGTATCCGTGCTGGTACTCGTACAATGTCTGTGTTTCCAACATATTGTGGTAGCGCATTCAAAAACAAAGGTATGCAGTTATTACTAGATGCCGTTGTTGATTATTTACCTGATCCAGTTGAAGTTGATCCACAACCGCTAACTGACGAAGAAGGTAACGAAAATGGCGAGTTCGCAATCGTTGATGTTGATGCACCGTTTAAAGCATTAGCGTTCAAGATTATGGATGACCGTTTTGGTGCGTTAACTTTCGTACGTATCTACTCTGGCCGTTTGAAGAAGGGTGACACCATCCTTAACTCATTCACTGGCAAAACAGAACGTATTGGCCGTATGGTTGAGATGCAAGCTAACGAACGTAACGAACTTGAATCAGCACAAGCTGGTGATATTATCGCTATCGTTGGTATGAAAAACGTGCAAACTGGTCACACTTTATGTGATCCTAAGCACCCTTGTACTCTAGAAGCAATGGTATTCCCTGAGCCAGTTATCTCTATCTCTGTAACGCCAAAAGATAAAGGCGGCAGCGAGAAAATGGGTATCGCTATCGGTAAAATGATTGCAGAAGATCCATCTTTCCGTGTTGAAACTGACATTGATTCTGGTGAAACTATCCTTAAAGGCATGGGTGAGCTTCACTTAGACATTAAGGTTGATATTCTTAAGCGTACTTACGGCGTTGACCTAATTGTAGGCGAGCCTCAAGTTGCTTACCGTGAAACTATCACTAAAGAAATTGAAGATAGCTACACGCATAAGAAACAGTCTGGTGGTTCTGGTCAGTTTGGTAAAATTGATTACGTTATTCGCCCTGGCGAGCAAAACACTGGCTTCACTTTCACCTCGAAAGTCGTTGGTGGTAACGTTCCTAAAGAATTCTGGCCTGCTGTTGAGAAAGGTTTCAGAAGCATGATGAATACCGGTACTATTGCTGGTTTCCCTGTGTTAGACGTTGAACTTGAACTTCAAGACGGTGCTTTCCACGCAGTTGATTCGTCAGCTATCGCGTTCGAAATCGCTGCTAAAGGTGCGTTCCGTCAATCTATGCCTAAAGCCGGTGCACAACTTCTTGAGCCTATCATGAATGTTGACGTATTCAGCCCAGATGACAACGTTGGTGACGTAATTGGTGACCTTAACCGTCGTCGCGGTATGATCAAAGATCAAAACGCTGGTGTTACAGGTGTCCGTATTAAAGCTGACGTGCCGTTATCAGAAATGTTCGGTTATATCGGTTCTTTACGTACAATGACGTCTGGTCGTGGTCAATTCTCTATGGAATTTGCTCATTACGCACCATGTCCAAACAGCGTTTCTGAGAAAGTTGTTGCTCAAGTTAAAGAGCGTAAGGCTGCTGAAGCTAAGAAGTAA
- a CDS encoding LysR family transcriptional regulator: MNIPIKTLQIFLTIVETKNFTRAAQKCFMTQPTLTKTIQRLESNMGEQLLIRNNQTVELTQAGQLFEQSAREILGHWHRLQEDMSNLSGLKSGRLRLGVCPMMSSLIISLLTAYRQQYPGVEIQMYEYGGFGCEQALLNNSLDIAFTALPTTHNTELANQPLTRYPLLACLPEGHLLTDKAEIRWQDFESHPFILYNEDFSLAKLINHLSRKVGVQLNIAFRTGQWDFLAAMVEANLGVAILPEPICQRLTSSKLVFKPMQPAMTWDLALIWRENLPLTPPARALLTLSRNCHQ; this comes from the coding sequence ATGAACATTCCAATCAAGACCTTACAGATCTTTCTCACCATAGTGGAAACCAAAAACTTTACCCGTGCGGCGCAAAAATGTTTTATGACCCAACCGACACTGACAAAAACCATTCAACGTTTAGAAAGCAATATGGGTGAGCAATTGTTGATAAGGAATAATCAAACAGTAGAATTAACCCAAGCAGGACAATTGTTTGAGCAAAGTGCCAGGGAAATTTTAGGCCATTGGCATCGACTTCAAGAAGATATGAGTAATCTCAGTGGCTTAAAGTCAGGACGATTAAGACTTGGTGTCTGCCCGATGATGAGCAGTTTAATTATCAGCTTATTGACGGCTTATCGACAACAGTACCCTGGGGTCGAGATACAAATGTACGAATATGGCGGATTTGGTTGCGAACAGGCACTACTGAACAACAGTCTAGATATTGCATTTACCGCACTACCGACAACCCATAACACAGAGCTAGCGAATCAACCCCTAACTAGATATCCCTTACTTGCGTGCTTACCTGAAGGACATCTGCTTACAGACAAGGCTGAAATACGCTGGCAAGACTTTGAATCTCACCCCTTCATTCTTTATAACGAAGACTTTTCATTAGCTAAGTTAATTAACCATTTAAGCCGCAAAGTTGGCGTACAACTCAATATAGCCTTTAGAACTGGCCAATGGGATTTTTTAGCCGCGATGGTTGAAGCTAACTTGGGCGTAGCAATTCTACCCGAACCTATTTGCCAACGGTTAACCAGCAGTAAACTAGTATTTAAGCCAATGCAGCCAGCTATGACGTGGGATTTAGCATTAATATGGCGAGAAAACCTACCGTTAACTCCACCAGCAAGAGCACTATTAACGCTTAGCAGAAACTGTCATCAATAA
- a CDS encoding nitrate reductase cytochrome c-type subunit has protein sequence MKKLLSIAAILLSLNAYSGQQTLPENTPVKVESRVDNVAITDNLPADAIATYPTRGKAIARTFAEQPPLIPHKDSYSITKDKNGCLTCHSWDKAKRMKATPVAKSHVIDDQGTVNGMNYFCVQCHVAQADNKQELVENTFTTK, from the coding sequence ATGAAAAAACTACTTAGCATCGCGGCCATACTCTTAAGCCTTAACGCCTATTCTGGTCAGCAAACATTACCCGAGAATACCCCGGTTAAAGTTGAGTCTCGTGTAGATAATGTCGCCATAACAGACAACTTGCCTGCAGATGCTATTGCAACGTATCCCACTCGCGGAAAAGCTATCGCGCGTACTTTTGCTGAACAGCCGCCTTTAATCCCCCATAAAGACAGCTATAGCATCACCAAAGACAAAAATGGTTGCCTTACATGTCACAGCTGGGATAAGGCTAAAAGAATGAAAGCAACACCTGTGGCGAAGTCACACGTAATCGATGACCAAGGTACAGTGAATGGCATGAACTACTTTTGTGTACAGTGCCATGTTGCGCAAGCAGATAACAAACAGGAACTTGTGGAAAACACCTTTACCACTAAGTGA